From Woronichinia naegeliana WA131, the proteins below share one genomic window:
- a CDS encoding NAD(P)H-quinone oxidoreductase subunit H, which produces MSKIETRTEPMILNMGPHHPSMHGVLRLIVTLDGEDVVDCEPVIGYLHRGMEKIAENRTSIMYVPYVSRWDYAAGMFNEAITVNAPEKLADIEVPKRAQYIRVIMLELNRIANHLLWLGPFLADVGAQTPFFYIFREREMIYDLWEAASGMRLINNNYFRIGGVSVDLPYGWIDKCQDFCDYFLPKVDEYEKLITNNPIFRRRVEGIGTITRDEAINWGLSGPMLRGSGVKWDLRKVDRYECYDDFDWDVQYETAGDCYARYLVRIREMRESIKIIYQALKGIPGGPYENLEAKRLQEGKKSEWNDFQYQYIAKKVAPTFKIPKGEHYVRLESGKGELGVFIIGNDDVFPWRFKIRAPDFNNLQILPHLLKGMKVADIMAILGSIDVIMGSVDR; this is translated from the coding sequence ATGTCCAAAATTGAAACCAGAACCGAACCCATGATCCTGAACATGGGGCCTCACCATCCCTCAATGCACGGCGTTTTGCGTCTCATTGTCACCTTGGATGGGGAAGATGTGGTTGACTGTGAACCTGTCATTGGTTATCTACATCGGGGCATGGAAAAGATCGCGGAAAATCGCACCAGTATAATGTACGTCCCCTACGTCAGTCGTTGGGATTACGCGGCGGGAATGTTCAATGAAGCGATCACCGTTAATGCACCCGAAAAGTTAGCGGATATTGAGGTTCCCAAACGTGCCCAGTATATTCGGGTAATCATGTTGGAATTGAATCGCATTGCCAACCACCTACTCTGGCTTGGCCCCTTTTTGGCTGATGTGGGAGCGCAAACCCCATTCTTCTATATTTTCCGTGAACGGGAAATGATCTATGATCTGTGGGAAGCTGCTTCAGGAATGCGCTTGATCAATAACAACTATTTTCGGATTGGTGGGGTATCCGTGGACTTACCCTACGGTTGGATTGATAAATGCCAAGATTTCTGTGATTATTTCCTACCTAAAGTAGATGAATACGAAAAGTTAATTACCAATAACCCCATTTTCCGTCGTCGAGTAGAAGGAATTGGCACCATCACCAGAGATGAAGCGATCAACTGGGGACTATCGGGCCCAATGTTACGCGGCTCAGGGGTGAAATGGGATTTACGCAAGGTCGATCGCTATGAATGCTATGACGACTTTGATTGGGATGTTCAATATGAAACAGCCGGAGATTGTTATGCTCGTTATTTAGTTCGGATACGGGAAATGCGCGAGTCGATCAAGATTATTTATCAAGCTCTCAAGGGTATTCCAGGCGGGCCCTACGAAAATTTGGAGGCAAAACGCTTACAGGAAGGTAAAAAATCGGAATGGAATGATTTCCAATACCAATACATTGCCAAAAAAGTCGCGCCTACCTTCAAAATTCCCAAGGGTGAGCATTATGTCCGTTTAGAAAGCGGCAAAGGGGAGTTAGGAGTCTTTATTATTGGTAATGATGATGTCTTCCCCTGGCGTTTTAAAATTCGCGCCCCTGATTTTAACAATTTACAGATTCTCCCCCATTTATTAAAAGGAATGAAAGTTGCAGATATTATGGCAATTTTGGGAAGTATTGACGTAATTATGGGGTCTGTTGATCGATAA